In a genomic window of Agarivorans albus:
- a CDS encoding IclR family transcriptional regulator, protein MDKKSPAANKYAVPALDKGLDILEYMVSQELPKSQTEIATALARGANEIYRVLVGLEARGYLIRDEVSGKYRASLKIYNLSRRISPIDKMRQCALPHMEDLAFSSGHSCHLSMLYQSQAMVIVHAQSHDPVSINIAEGSLFPTSATASGRVLLANSKPDVQAMILERDQHYQQMKAAQRKLFIQQLALIKQNGTYSAANELTKGVYESAVLVGEPEGLVIASLAITTLNSTATDEHSESSELISKAQATAKQITQQLGC, encoded by the coding sequence ATGGATAAGAAATCGCCTGCTGCTAACAAATACGCTGTGCCTGCGCTAGATAAAGGCTTAGATATTTTGGAATACATGGTTAGCCAAGAATTGCCAAAATCTCAAACCGAGATAGCCACAGCACTTGCTAGAGGCGCCAACGAAATCTATCGCGTATTGGTTGGTTTAGAAGCAAGAGGCTACTTAATTAGAGATGAAGTATCAGGTAAATATCGCGCCTCGTTAAAAATTTACAACCTGTCTCGCCGCATTTCTCCAATAGATAAAATGCGCCAGTGCGCCCTGCCGCACATGGAAGACCTGGCTTTTTCATCTGGTCACTCTTGCCACCTAAGCATGTTGTATCAAAGCCAAGCCATGGTGATAGTGCATGCTCAAAGCCACGACCCAGTGTCGATTAATATTGCTGAAGGTTCACTTTTTCCTACCAGCGCCACTGCCTCTGGACGCGTATTGCTGGCGAACAGTAAGCCCGATGTACAAGCAATGATTTTGGAGCGCGACCAGCACTACCAACAAATGAAAGCCGCGCAACGCAAGCTGTTCATTCAGCAACTCGCTTTAATCAAGCAAAACGGAACCTATTCTGCTGCCAATGAGCTCACAAAAGGGGTATATGAATCTGCAGTATTGGTGGGAGAGCCAGAAGGCTTAGTGATCGCCTCTTTAGCCATTACGACGCTCAACTCGACTGCTACAGATGAGCACTCGGAAAGTTCAGAGCTAATAAGCAAAGCCCAAGCAACTGCCAAGCAGATTACTCAGCAATTGGGTTGTTAG
- a CDS encoding glycoside hydrolase family 2 protein encodes MTREVIELSGCRWQMERMRPGQGIKEGLHLLPAEYQGTHFSWNFATVPGDVYTDLWRANEIADPYFGRNMHRAKWVAEYEWWYCHRFAVTESMQGKKIVLQFEGVDYSCDVWLNGTHLGRHEGMFSAFEFDVSDVVSFEDWRGGANMLMIKLDPPPKNYRNCGGKKVNFSGDYFSGLVPFGIWRPVRVVASEQLKISSIRSDVRLENSNTALVNASYEVTNYSSEPKQVTLLSQLSGKNCQTETIYQQSVHQLAPGINTCSHTIKVEDAKLWWPWDMGQQHLYNLQVEVQLDDSSVDSCAEVIGLREVSMAFNPGYSREQAEFPWTFVINGKKHFLRSACWGGQPSFLYGQNSLSKYEDRLAMVKQANINNLRIFGWHPPEVPDFYRICDELGITVWTNFTLATQAYPKDPEFIGGVLHECIETVKQRRNHPSQIFWMGGEEVFFSGAHEESGNKALMERIGEAVADQTNVPYGLASPLSSESAVNMGFKPNESIHANEHYYQGGAEFMEEYYPALDCAIIPELTAASAPSIPSLKKFIPEDELWPMGPSWAYHWADIDILKNLNFEVFNDYKMGSLEEFVEATQIAQGTVIQFALETYRRRKPKMSGVAICHFITHVPDIKWGVVDFYGEKKISFDYLKRTYQPLLPSLQFEKRRWQAGEVFSASLWVVNDYQHAYQQLSYEWQVVYQGQVCASNCINLDVLADSSAKFSELEWRLPNDASGEFEVRLALKNQQGESLASNAYRLLVGEQLAAKQQSLAYLAEAQARLDKYGHSVYRYWPEMWEFK; translated from the coding sequence ATGACTAGAGAAGTGATTGAATTGAGCGGCTGCCGTTGGCAGATGGAGCGAATGCGGCCCGGTCAAGGTATAAAAGAAGGCTTACATTTGTTACCTGCTGAGTATCAAGGTACGCACTTTAGCTGGAATTTTGCGACCGTTCCTGGCGATGTTTATACCGATCTTTGGCGTGCTAATGAAATTGCCGATCCGTATTTCGGCCGCAATATGCATCGGGCTAAATGGGTGGCCGAGTATGAGTGGTGGTACTGCCATCGTTTTGCGGTTACTGAATCGATGCAAGGTAAAAAGATTGTACTGCAGTTTGAGGGTGTAGATTACAGCTGTGATGTGTGGCTAAACGGCACGCACCTTGGGCGCCACGAAGGCATGTTTTCTGCCTTTGAGTTTGACGTAAGTGATGTGGTTAGCTTTGAAGATTGGCGTGGTGGTGCCAATATGCTGATGATTAAGCTTGATCCTCCACCTAAAAATTACCGAAATTGTGGCGGTAAAAAGGTTAACTTTTCGGGCGACTATTTCTCTGGATTAGTGCCATTTGGCATTTGGCGCCCGGTGCGAGTGGTAGCATCTGAACAGCTTAAAATATCAAGCATCCGTAGTGATGTTCGACTTGAGAATAGCAACACTGCGCTTGTTAATGCCAGCTACGAAGTTACTAATTACAGCTCGGAGCCTAAGCAAGTTACTTTGCTTTCACAGTTGTCGGGCAAAAATTGTCAAACCGAAACAATATACCAACAGTCTGTTCATCAGTTGGCTCCCGGTATAAACACTTGTAGCCACACCATCAAAGTTGAAGATGCCAAGTTATGGTGGCCTTGGGATATGGGACAGCAACACCTTTATAACTTGCAGGTGGAAGTCCAACTTGACGACTCTTCCGTCGATAGCTGCGCAGAGGTGATCGGCTTACGTGAGGTTAGCATGGCGTTTAATCCGGGCTATTCGCGCGAGCAGGCCGAGTTTCCATGGACCTTTGTTATCAACGGCAAAAAGCATTTCTTACGTTCGGCTTGTTGGGGAGGCCAGCCTTCGTTTCTATACGGTCAAAACAGTCTAAGCAAATATGAAGACCGCTTAGCCATGGTTAAACAGGCTAACATCAACAACTTGCGTATCTTTGGTTGGCACCCACCAGAAGTACCGGATTTTTACCGCATTTGTGATGAACTAGGTATCACCGTTTGGACTAACTTTACTTTGGCGACTCAGGCTTACCCTAAAGATCCTGAGTTTATTGGTGGGGTATTACACGAGTGTATCGAAACGGTTAAGCAGCGCCGTAATCATCCGTCGCAAATCTTTTGGATGGGCGGAGAAGAGGTCTTTTTCTCAGGGGCTCACGAAGAAAGTGGTAATAAAGCTTTAATGGAGCGTATTGGCGAAGCGGTAGCAGACCAAACTAACGTTCCTTATGGTTTGGCATCACCACTTAGCTCAGAGTCGGCAGTGAATATGGGCTTTAAGCCGAATGAATCCATCCATGCTAACGAACACTACTATCAAGGTGGGGCAGAGTTTATGGAGGAATATTACCCGGCCTTAGATTGCGCGATTATTCCAGAGCTAACTGCTGCTTCTGCGCCGTCTATTCCAAGCCTTAAAAAGTTTATCCCTGAAGATGAACTGTGGCCGATGGGTCCTAGCTGGGCTTACCATTGGGCAGATATAGATATCCTTAAAAATCTGAATTTTGAAGTGTTTAATGACTACAAAATGGGCTCTTTGGAAGAGTTTGTCGAAGCCACTCAAATTGCCCAAGGTACAGTGATTCAATTTGCGCTAGAAACCTATCGCCGCCGAAAACCTAAAATGAGCGGGGTAGCAATTTGTCACTTTATTACCCATGTGCCAGATATTAAGTGGGGAGTGGTCGATTTTTATGGTGAAAAGAAAATTAGTTTTGATTACCTAAAACGAACCTACCAACCGTTGCTACCAAGTTTGCAGTTTGAAAAGCGCCGTTGGCAAGCGGGTGAAGTATTTTCGGCCAGTTTGTGGGTAGTGAATGACTACCAACATGCCTACCAGCAGTTAAGTTATGAGTGGCAAGTTGTCTATCAAGGGCAGGTTTGTGCCAGCAACTGTATTAACTTGGATGTGCTGGCTGACAGCTCGGCTAAATTTTCTGAGCTGGAATGGCGCTTACCGAACGATGCAAGCGGCGAATTTGAAGTGAGATTGGCGCTAAAAAATCAACAGGGAGAAAGTTTAGCAAGCAATGCTTACCGCTTGTTAGTGGGTGAACAGCTTGCCGCCAAACAGCAAAGTTTGGCCTATTTAGCCGAGGCACAAGCGCGCCTAGATAAATATGGCCACAGTGTTTACCGCTACTGGCCAGAGATGTGGGAGTTTAAATAA
- a CDS encoding oligosaccharide MFS transporter, which yields MKTDSNRVAMAKICLMYFFYNFFWSLSSGSLFSVWLNDRVGIDGSQIGVLFGLQTGIAVLFKPAFGYILDKLGLKKHLIYFIAVLSLAIGPFYIYVYGPLLANSATFALGIVVGSVYLGMLFQAGSGVIASYSDRFARCHASDFGIVNGFGIAAWGVSAVLAGFLYNINPDLIFHACSVSAVLMLLCTLLLKVRHLDGLDNEVISQEKIQKADVIALLKQPKMWAFMTYAGTISVVFWTSMTQFTRYFISFFPTQEEGISFSSSMDGITAIFLFFFSMAVPLIIKKVGAKGSLVLTAAGISAVLLMIGYAGLGEKNFYLALVAKLLFGIVNPMLIISVFAYTAEQFDRKVNSFTYMFGFQVVNNVMTAIASPVMGSMYDQYGFPWSYIYFGLFAAAATVLAMFTLSTKSQAPAANSAIAN from the coding sequence ATGAAAACCGATAGTAACCGCGTTGCCATGGCTAAAATCTGCCTAATGTATTTCTTCTATAACTTTTTCTGGTCTTTAAGCTCTGGATCGTTGTTTTCAGTTTGGCTAAATGATCGCGTGGGTATTGATGGCTCGCAGATAGGAGTGTTGTTTGGTTTGCAAACCGGCATAGCCGTGTTGTTTAAACCTGCCTTTGGTTACATATTGGATAAGTTAGGGCTTAAAAAGCACCTAATTTATTTTATTGCAGTACTGAGTTTAGCCATTGGGCCGTTCTACATTTATGTTTATGGCCCTTTGTTGGCAAACAGCGCAACCTTTGCACTTGGTATTGTGGTTGGCTCTGTGTATTTGGGAATGCTGTTTCAGGCAGGAAGTGGTGTGATTGCTTCTTACAGTGACCGCTTTGCTCGCTGCCACGCCAGTGACTTTGGCATTGTGAATGGTTTTGGCATTGCAGCTTGGGGCGTGTCGGCAGTGTTAGCTGGCTTTTTGTATAACATTAATCCAGATCTTATTTTCCACGCGTGCAGCGTTTCTGCAGTACTCATGCTGTTGTGTACCTTGCTGCTTAAAGTGCGCCACTTAGACGGCTTAGATAATGAGGTTATTTCCCAAGAGAAGATCCAGAAAGCCGATGTGATTGCTTTACTTAAGCAGCCAAAAATGTGGGCCTTTATGACCTATGCAGGCACCATCTCAGTGGTGTTTTGGACGTCGATGACCCAGTTTACTCGTTACTTTATAAGCTTCTTTCCCACCCAAGAAGAAGGCATTTCATTTAGTTCTAGCATGGATGGCATAACCGCGATCTTTTTGTTTTTCTTCAGTATGGCGGTGCCATTGATCATTAAAAAGGTGGGGGCAAAAGGCAGTTTAGTATTAACTGCTGCGGGCATTTCTGCGGTGTTATTAATGATTGGTTACGCTGGCTTAGGCGAGAAGAATTTTTACTTAGCGCTGGTGGCTAAATTGCTATTTGGTATTGTGAATCCAATGCTCATTATTTCGGTATTTGCGTACACCGCCGAACAGTTCGACAGAAAAGTTAACTCCTTTACTTATATGTTTGGTTTTCAAGTAGTTAACAATGTAATGACCGCCATTGCGTCACCGGTTATGGGCAGCATGTACGACCAATATGGCTTCCCTTGGAGTTATATCTATTTTGGTTTGTTTGCCGCCGCTGCCACGGTGTTAGCCATGTTTACGCTTAGCACAAAGTCACAAGCGCCCGCAGCCAATAGCGCTATAGCTAATTAA
- a CDS encoding patatin-like phospholipase family protein has product MSTLPLISIRSRFCLALLLFMVVGCSSPERNAAQESELMYPLATAGLRYWDGESTEITEHNIEQEYQSILDSRARNNGVGSDIYHLALSGGGVNGAFSAGVLNAWTANGDRPEFDLVTGVSTGAIVSVFAYLGSDYDSTLKNYYTETPMSSLFQVKSIWSLLRGEAVLDTAGFEDQVRSYIDADIVKQLAEQRAKGRLLVIGTTNLDNEKMSLWDVGKIAQVGSDEAITLIQNIIIASSSVPGAFPAKSIVIDDGQQRFEELHVDGGVSRQVFLVPQWAYYNLPFERNPQHVFVIRNGLLKPHYQVTNNNLTDIGLRSISTIIRNQGIGDVEHIYHFAQHNQMSFRLAYIDNDFSKISDEAFTKEYMTSLYQYGYQKTIADSLWENVPPSLQHVQ; this is encoded by the coding sequence TTGTCTACGCTCCCGCTTATTTCAATACGTTCAAGGTTTTGCTTAGCTTTACTGCTATTTATGGTCGTTGGCTGCAGTTCACCAGAGAGAAATGCTGCTCAAGAATCTGAGTTAATGTATCCATTAGCCACCGCTGGGCTGCGGTATTGGGATGGCGAAAGCACCGAAATTACTGAGCATAATATTGAGCAAGAGTATCAAAGCATCCTCGACAGTCGAGCGCGAAACAACGGTGTGGGAAGTGACATTTACCACTTGGCGTTGTCGGGAGGTGGAGTAAATGGTGCCTTTTCGGCTGGTGTATTAAACGCTTGGACGGCTAACGGTGATAGGCCAGAGTTTGACTTGGTGACTGGGGTATCAACCGGCGCGATTGTCTCAGTTTTTGCGTATTTGGGCAGTGACTATGATTCAACCCTAAAAAATTATTATACCGAAACGCCAATGAGCAGTTTATTTCAGGTTAAAAGCATTTGGAGCTTACTGCGTGGGGAAGCGGTACTTGATACTGCAGGCTTTGAGGATCAAGTACGAAGTTACATTGATGCCGACATTGTTAAGCAGTTAGCAGAGCAACGGGCTAAAGGACGTTTATTAGTTATTGGAACAACTAACCTGGATAACGAAAAAATGTCTTTGTGGGATGTGGGAAAGATTGCTCAAGTAGGCAGTGACGAGGCCATCACACTGATTCAAAATATCATTATTGCAAGTAGTTCTGTACCTGGTGCATTTCCAGCAAAAAGCATTGTTATTGATGATGGGCAGCAGCGCTTTGAAGAATTACACGTAGACGGTGGCGTATCTCGGCAAGTGTTTTTGGTGCCTCAATGGGCTTACTATAACCTACCCTTTGAACGTAATCCTCAGCATGTCTTTGTCATTCGCAATGGCTTGTTAAAACCACATTATCAAGTCACCAATAATAACCTTACAGATATCGGTTTACGTTCCATTTCAACTATCATCCGCAATCAAGGAATTGGCGATGTAGAGCATATTTATCACTTTGCTCAACACAATCAAATGAGCTTTAGGCTTGCCTATATCGATAATGACTTTTCTAAAATAAGTGATGAAGCTTTTACCAAAGAGTACATGACCAGCCTGTACCAATACGGCTACCAGAAAACCATAGCCGATTCTTTGTGGGAAAATGTACCTCCTAGCTTGCAGCATGTTCAATAA
- a CDS encoding outer membrane beta-barrel protein has product MNKKTILSALIISSVSVGAHAANADVDWFVGGGVGYQADNIKGEYTGGDDDATFQLRGGAIINENHRVMGTYAYMDELSQNTFLASYDYIHPVSEKFSVFAGASIGAADSEINNQSSTEFVWGGQAGMMYRINSNWSAELAYRYLDQDYQSHGVKINDTQQVYMSVDYRF; this is encoded by the coding sequence ATGAATAAAAAGACTATACTGAGCGCACTAATTATTTCTTCAGTTTCTGTAGGCGCTCACGCAGCCAATGCAGATGTAGATTGGTTTGTTGGTGGTGGTGTTGGTTATCAAGCTGACAATATCAAAGGTGAATATACTGGCGGAGATGATGACGCAACGTTTCAGTTACGTGGTGGTGCCATCATTAACGAAAATCACCGTGTGATGGGCACTTATGCTTACATGGATGAATTAAGTCAAAATACCTTTTTAGCATCTTACGATTACATCCACCCGGTTAGTGAGAAATTTAGCGTATTTGCTGGTGCTTCTATTGGTGCGGCAGACAGCGAAATTAATAATCAAAGCTCCACAGAATTTGTATGGGGCGGACAAGCTGGCATGATGTATCGCATCAATAGTAACTGGAGTGCAGAACTTGCTTACCGTTACTTAGACCAAGATTATCAATCGCACGGAGTTAAAATAAACGATACGCAGCAAGTTTATATGTCGGTAGATTACCGTTTCTAA